A region of the Haemophilus parainfluenzae genome:
CCAATTAAATGAGGAATTAAGCGAGCTTGAACGTCAAAATAAAGTACTATGGATTGCGAAAGAATTTAATGCCGAACAAATGAGAACGGTGATGTTAGTGATCGCAGCAACAAATGATGAGATATTAAATCACCGTATTTTCCATTTAGCCGAAAGTCAACATAAATTAGTTAATGTGGTGGATGATCAACCTCATTGTAGCTTTATCTTCCCTTCTATTATTGATCGTAATCCGATCCAAATTGCGATTTCGAGTGGTGGTAAAGCACCAGTTTTGGCTCGGTTATTACGAGAAAAATTAGAAGCCTTATTACCGCAACATTTGGGCAAAATTGCAGAAATTTCCGGTAAATGGCGGGATCAAGTGAAAGCAAAATTGACATCGGTCACCGAACGTCGCCGTTTTTGGGAAAAAATGTTTAGCGGACGTTTTGCAAGTCTCGTTAAAAATCAACAAGATGCTCAATCTGAAGAGGAATTGGCTGAGCAACTAGAAAATAACTATCAAGGTGGTTTTGTTTCTTTAGTTGGTGCCGGTCCTGGCGATGCTGGATTACTAACTCTTAACGGTTTACAAGAAATTCAACAAGCTGATGTGGTGCTTTACGATGCACTGGTTTCTGATGAGATTCTTTCTTTGATTCGTCGTGATGCAGAACGTATTTTTGTGGGAAAACGTGCCAATGGTCGTTCTGTCGCACAAGAAGAAACCAACCAATTGTTATTAACCCTTGCTCAACAAGGCAAGCGAGTTGTTCGTTTAAAAGGTGGTGATCCTTTCGTTTTTGGACGCGGTGGCGAAGAGTTAGAAGTGTTAGCTCAACATCAAATTCCATTTTCTGTTATACCAGGTATCACCGCGGGCATTGGCGCAACAGCCTATGCAGGCATTCCATTAACCCACAGAGATTATGCACAAAGTGCAATTTTTGTGACCGGCCATCGTAAAGCCGATGCCTCTGATATTGAATGGCAAACCTTAGCAAGAAGTCATCAAACCTTAGTTATTTATATGGGGACGTTAAAAGCGCAAGTCATTGCTGAACGTTTACAACAGTATGATCGAGCTGCGAATACGCCTGTTGCGATTATCAGCCAAGGCACTCAACTTACTCAAAAAACAGCGATTGGTACACTCGAAAATTTAGCTGAATTAGCAGAAAAAGCAGCGACGCCAGCCTTAATTATAGTGGGTGAAGTGGTGAAATTACACGAACAATTAGCGTGGTTTGGCGAAGAAAAACAACGTCAAAAACAACCGCACTTTACCCTAGAAAGTTTAACTATTGGTCAAGTGGCATAAGGAGTGGATGATGAGTTTATTTAAACCGACTTTTTGGCAAATTCCACTTGTTAGCCTTGATGTTAAAGATCGCTTGGCAGAAAAAACAGTCACATTGCAGCAACGTTTACATCAAATTGCTGATAGCCATAAGGATGCACGCTTTGCTAGCAGTTTAGCTGTGGAAGATATGGTAATTACTGATGTGATTGCCCGTGAGCAGTTGAATATAGGAGTATTTACCTTAGATACAGGCCTTCTGCATCAAGAAACTTTGGATTTATTGGATAACTTAGCGAAAACCTATCCACATTTGCATATTGCACGTTTTCATCCAATTGCCCCTGATGCAGCTCGCTATGTGGCAGAAAATGGCAAGTTCGCTTTTTATGAAGGCATCGAGTTGCGTCGAGAATGTTGCCATATCCGTAAAATCGAACCTTTAAACCGCGCATTGCAAGGGGCTGATGCGTGGCTGACCGGCCAACGTCGTGAACAATCGGCCACTCGTACTGAGCTGCCGTTTGCCGAGCAGGATAAGGCACGTGGTATTGATAAATACAACCCTATTTTTGATTGGTCTGAAACAGATGTGTGGGCTTATATCTTAGCCAACAATGTGCCTTATAACGCTCTTTATCATCAAGGGTTTCCAAGCATTGGCTGCGATCCTTGTACCCGCCAAGTTAAACAGGGCGAAGATATTCGCGCCGGCCGCTGGTGGTGGGAGAGTAAAGATAGTAAGGAATGTGGATTACATAAGTAGAAAAATATAGGAAGAAAAACATGACAAAAACCGAACTCAACAACCAACATCTAGACTGGCTCGAAGCAGAGTCGATTCATATTATCCGTGAAGTCGTCGCAGAATGTGAGAACCCGGCGTTGCTCTTTTCCGGAGGGAAGGATTCTGTGGTATTGCTGGCATTAGCCCGTAAAGCATTTCAGTTAGGCGATCGTCCGGTACATTTACCGTTTCCATTGGTGCATATTGATACTGGTCATAATTATCCGGAAGTGATCCAATTTCGAGATGAGCAAGTGGCAAAACTTAATGCGCGCTTAGTCGTTGGACATGTGGAAGATTCTATTGCCAAAGGTACGGTAGTATTGCGTAAAGAAACCGATTCGCGTAATGCGGCACAGGCGGTTACTTTATTAGAAACCATTGCAGATAATGGATTTGATGCCTTGATGGGCGGTGCACGCCGTGATGAGGAAAAAGCCCGTGCAAAAGAACGAATTTTCTCGTTTCGTGATGAGTTTGGCCAATGGGATCCTAAGGCACAACGTCCGGAATTATGGTCTTTGTACAATGCTAAATTGCATAAAGGCGAAAATATGCGGGTGTTTCCAATTTCTAACTGGACGGAATTAGACATTTGGCAATATATCGCTCGTGAGAATTTGGAATTGCCTCCGATCTATTACAGCCATAAACGAGAAGTTGTACGTCGTAAAGGTTTGTTAGTGCCAGTGACGCCATTAACACCTAAATTGCCGAATGAAGTCAGCGAAGTATTAGATGTTCGTTTCCGTACTGTGGGTGATATTAGCTGTACCTGTCCAGTAGCGAGCACTGCATCAACACCATTAGAAATTATTGAAGAAACCGCTATTGCCGACATTTCCGAACGCAGTGCCACTCGTCTAGACGACCAAGCCAGTGAAGCCGCCATGGAGAAACGGAAAAAAGAGGGATATTTCTAGTATTTCTACTTTCTTGCTTGTGTAAGAAAGTAGCAAAGAACACACCCCAATTAAATCGCTCCTCTTCACTTTTTTTCAATTTTCTTAACGAAAAATTTGTAAACTCGCTACGCTCGAACAGTACAAATTTTTCTAAAAATTGAAAGTCGCTCAGGCGATTTATATGGGGCCATTATTCGAAGATGACGAAATATAAAAGAATAATTAACAGAATATAAGGAAGAAATATGACACAACATTCAACTCCACTTCGTTTTATTACTGCCGGTAGTGTAGATGACGGGAAAAGCACCTTAATCGGCCGCTTACTTTACGATAGCAAAGCGTTATTAACCGACCAAATTAAAACTCTTAATGCAGGAAAAGAGAAAGGCAATAAAGAAGCCATTGATTTTTCTATTTTGACAGATGGTTTGGAAGCAGAACGTGAACAGGGCATTACCATTGATGTGGCGTATCGCTATTTCTCTACGGCAAAACGTAAATTCATCATTGCCGATACCCCAGGACATGAACAATACACACGTAACATGGTGACAGGGGCAAGTACGGCATCAGCAGCAATCGTCTTAATCGATGCTTCTCAACTGAATTTTGATGAGGAACCGTTACAACTCTTACCACAAACTAAACGTCATTCAGCAATTTTACGTCAATTAAATTGCCCGCACATTTTAGTGGCAGTAAATAAAATGGATTTATTGGATTACAACGAAGAAAAATTCAATGCCATTGTGGAGGCGTATCGTCAATTGGCAGCACAACTTGGTTTAAAAGATGTACATTTTGTACCAGTATCTGCATTGCTTGGCGATAACCTGGTATATGCAAGTGAAAGCACCCCTTGGTATCAAGGCGAACCTTTACTCACCATTTTAGAAAATTTACCAAGTGTGGATGAGGTGAGTCATTCCAATGCTGATTTCTATTTCCCGGTGCAATTAGTCGTGCGTCAGGATGCAGATAAAGCCGATGATTTCCGCGGTTATCAAGGGCGAATTGAGAGCGGTTCCGTGCAACTGGGACAGACTATTCGAATTGAACCGAATGGATTAACCGCTAAAGTGACTGAGATTATTACGCCAAAAGGTGAGGTGACACAGGCGGTGGCCGGGGAAGTGATTACCTTACGTTTAGATCGCGATATTGATATTTCCCGTGGTGATTTATTTGTGGATGAAAGTTCACCACTTACACCCAAAAAGCAACTTGAAGCCACAATTTGTTGGTTTGATGAACGCCCATTAAATACCGCCCGTAAATATTTACTTAAACATGGTACGCAAACCGTATTTGCCAAAATCAGTGAAATTGAAAGTGTGTTAAACGTTCATACACTCGAACAAGAAAGTGGTGCTACAGCCTTAAAGATGAATGATATTGCTAGCGTGCGTTTAAGTTTACAGAAACCGATTGTTGCCACAACTTACGAAGAAAATATTGCTGGTGGCGCTTTTATTTTAGTTGATGAAGCAACTTATAACACAGTAGCAGCCGGTATGGTTCTCTAACTCGCGCTTTCTTAATATGAATTTACTGATATTACTCATTTTCTTGTGGGGAAACTTATGCAACACAACAATCCATTACCAACAGAAATATTGAATCTCTTACCAACGCTAACGCCTCTTCAATTGGCATGGCTTTCCGGTTATGCATGGTCGCAAGCTTCCGGTGTAGAACAACAGGCCACAGGGCAACATTTGACAGCAAATTTGACCGCACTTTCGGCAGAACCTTTTTCAATTACTGTGCTTTCAGGTTCACAAACCGGCAATGCTAAATCGGTGGCGGATAAAGTTGCCGCAGAGCTTACTGAAGCTGGTATTGCTGTGAAACGTGTCGCTTTAAAAGATTACAAAGCGAAAACCATTGCTGATGAAAAATACTTGCTTTTAGTGACGTCTACGCAAGGTGAAGGCGAGCCACCAGAAGAAGGTGTGGTATTGCATAAGTTATTAAACGGTAAAAAAGCACCAAAACTCACCGACCTGCAATTTGCAGTGTTAGGATTAGGGGATAGTTCTTATCCAAATTTCTGCCAAGCAGGCAAGGATTTTGATCAGCGTTTTGCCGAATTAGGCGCGACGCGTTTATTTGAGCGAGTGGATGCCGATTTAGATTACATTGCAACCGCGGAACAATGGATCCGAGATATTGTGGCTATCGTAAAAGAAAAGGCAGCGCAGGCTTCACCGGTTGTACAAAGTATTGGTACAGCTACAACCGCACCAGTAGCCAAGGAAAGCCAATACAATAAAGCGAATCCATTTCCTGCAACGTTAATCACTAACCAGAAAATTACTGGTCGTCAGTCTGATAAAGATGTTCGTCATTTAGAGTTTGATTTAGCCGGCTCAGATCTTCATTACCAAGCGGGGGATGCACTCGGTGTATGGTTTGACAATGATCCTAAGTTAGTGGATGAAATTTTATCGCTCGCGCAGATTGATCCTACTACAGAAGTGACAATTGAGGGAAAAACGCAAACTATTTCGACCGCACTTTTATCGCATTTAGAGCTTACTCAAAACACACCGGCTTTTGTGAAAGGCTATGCAGCTTTGGCGAATAACGAACAGTTAAATGATTTGGTTGCGGATAATCAAGCATTGCAAAAATTGGTTCAACGTACACCGATTGTGGATGTCTTACATAAATTTCCTGCAAAATTAACCGCGGAACAACTGGTTTCATTATTGCGTCCTTTAACGCCTCGTTTGTATTCCATTTCATCTTCTTCTGTAGAGGTTGGGGAAGAAGTGCATCTAACTGTTGGCGTGGTACGTTTTGAACATGAAGGTCGAGCACGCAGTGGCGCAGCTTCAAGCTTTTTAGCGGATCGCGTAGAAGAAGATGGTGCTGTGCGTGTATTTGTAGAACATAACGATAATTTCCGCCTACCAAATGACACGGCTAAGCCAATTATTATGGTGGGCTCCGGTACCGGCGTGGCACCATTCCGTGCCTTTATGCAGCAACGCGTAGCCGATGAGGCAAGTGGTAAAAACTGGCTAATTTTTGGTAATCCACATTTTGCCAGCGATTTCCTGTATCAAACCGAATGGCAACAATTTGCCAAAGAGGGGTTCTTACATAAATACGATTTTGCTTGGTCACGCGATCAAGAGAAGAAAATCTATGTGCAAGATAAAATTCGTGAAAATTCGACCGCACTTTGGCAATGGTTACAAGAAGGCGCTTATTTTTATGTCTGTGGTGATGCATCAAAAATGGCAAAAGATGTGGAACAAGCATTACTCGAAGTCATTGCTAAAGAAGGCAATTTAAGTCCTGATGAAGCAGAAGATTATTTAAATGAACTACGTGAAGAAAAACGTTATCAACGTGATGTGTACTAGATTTGTGGGGTGAAAAAATGACAGAGCAAAACAAACAAAAAGGCTTAGAGTGGCAAGAAAAACCGCTTTCTGACAATGAACGCTTAAAAACCGACAGTAACTTTTTACGTGGTACCATTTTAGATGATTTAGAGGATTCCTTAACCGGTGGTTTCCGTGGGGATAACTTTCAATTAATCCGTTTCCACGGTATGTATGAACAAGACGATCGTGATATTCGCGCCGAACGTGCAGAGGAAAAACTCGAACCGTTAAAATTTATGTTGTTACGTTGCCGTTTACCGGGTGGAATCATCAAACCATTTCAATGGATTGAATTGGATAAATTTGCCCGTGAACATAGTTATTATCGTTCGATTCGTTTGACCAATCGTCAAACTTTCCAATATCATGGTGTGCCGAAAAGCCAATTACAAACCATGCATCGTTTATTGCATAGTCTGGGATTAGACTCGATTGCTACGGCTTCTGATATGAACCGTAACGTGTTATGTACTTCTAATCCAATTGAATCAAAATTACATCAGCAGGCATATGAATATGCGAAGAAAATTTCAGAACATCTGTTACCACGTACACGAGGTTATTTAGATGTATGGATTGATGGTAAGAAAGTCCAAAGTAGTGATGATTTTTTCCAGGAAGAACCGATTCTCGGTAAAACTTATTTGCCACGTAAATTTAAAACAGCCGTGGTGATTCCACCACTCAATGATGTGGATTGTTACGGGAATGACTTAGATTTTGTCGCCATTGCAGACGAGAGCGACAATTTAGTTGGCTTTAATGTCTTGGCAGGCGGTGGCTTATCCCTTGAACATGGCAACACCAAAACCTATCCGCATATTTCCCTTGAACTGGGTTATGTGCCGTTGGAATACACTTTAAAAGCAGCGGAAGCCGTGGTGACGACCCAACGAGATTTTGGTAACCGTAGCGATCGTAAAAATGCACGTAGTCGTTATACCATTCAAAACATGGGATTAGATAATTTCCGCGCCGAAGTCGAACGTCGTATGGGGATTCCATTTGAACCGATTCGTCCGTTTAAATTTACTGAACGCGGCGATCGTATTGGTTGGGTAAAAGGCATCGATAACAACTGGCATTTGACCCTGTTTATCGAAAGCGGCCGTTTGGTGGATAACGATGAGAAAAAATTACTGAGTGGCGTGTTGGATATTGCCAAAATTCATAAGGGCGATTTTCGTATTACCGCCAACCAAAATCTGATCGTGGCAAATGTAGCAGAAGAGGATAAAGCACAAATTGAGCAAATTGCGCGTGATTACGGTTTGATTCGTGATGATGTGAGTAAATTACGTGAAAACGCTATGTCCTGCGTTTCTTTCCCAACTTGTCCATTGGCGATGGCAGAATCAGAGCGAATTCTTCCAAGCTTTATTGATGAACTGGATAAAGTGATGGCGAAACATCACGTAGCTGATGATTATATCGTTACACGTATTACTGGTTGCCCAAATGGTTGTGGTCGCGCGATGTTAGCGGAAATTGGTTTAGTGGGTAAAGCAATCGGTCGTTACAATTTGCATATCGGTGGGGATCGTGAAGGTGTGCGTATTCCACGTCTTTACAAAGAAAATATCATGATTCCCGAAATTATCAGTGAACTTGATACTCTGATTGGCCGCTGGGCAAGTGAGCGTCATGAAAACGAAGGATTTGGTGATTTTACAATTCGTGCGGGCATTATCAAACCAGTAGTAAATGCACCGGTTGATTTCTGGGATGACTCAAAAGTGATTATTAAATCAGCGGCTTAATGCGCAAAAGTGTGGTTAATTTTGACCGTACTTTTAGCTGAGAGAATAAAAAACCTTAGGTTTTAGCCTAAGGTTTTTGTTTTTTAGCAAGAATTATTTTTTCTCTTCACATTTGTTGATATCGCTACATTTACCGTAGAGGTATAAACTGTGTGCTTTTAATTTGATACCATGTTGTTCACTGATTTCTTTTTGACGTTGTTCGATAATATTATCAGTAAACTCAAATACTTTACCGCAATCTTCACAGATAATGTGATCATGGTGTTCTGTTGGTGCAAGTTCAAAAACAGACTTATTCCCTTCAAAATTATGACGAATTAAGATATGCGCTTCATCAAATTGGTTAAGTACACGATATACGGTTGCAAGGCCAATATCACTGCCTTGCTCTAACAAGATTTTATATACTTCTTCAGCTGAGAAATGCTCATGTTTATGCTCTTGCATTAATGCAAGGATAGTGAGCCGAGGTTCAGTAATTTTTAATCCTGCCTTTTTGAGTAATTTGATGTTTTCTTCAGACATAATGTTCCCTTAAATTTGCTAAATTAGAGATGGTTAAGCTAATTCTGCTAAACACATTTCATCGTAGATTTGTTTCGTCCATTTCTCGACGCGTTCTGCAGTGAGTTCGGGTTGACGATCTTCATCAATACATAAACCGATAAAGTTTCCATCATCTAATAGTGCCTTTGATGATTCAAAGGTATAACCATCTGTTGGCCAGTTTCCTACAATAATTGCACCGTGTGGTTCAACAATATCACGAACTGTACCGATCGCATCGCAGAAATAATCAGCGTAGTCTTCCTGATCACCACAGCCAAAAATACCCACTAATTTGTCAGTAAAATCAATTTCTTCTAGGGTTGGGAAAAAATCATCCCAGTCAGCTTGAGCTTCACCGTAATACCAAGTTGGAATGCCGAAAAGTAAAAAATCATAACCTTCGATATCTTCTTTCGTGCTTTTTGCTATGTCACGAATATCAACTAACTCATTGCCTAATTGTTTTTGAATCATTTTTGCAATGTTTTCTGTATTACCCGTGTCACTACCATAAAATAAACCGACAACTGCCATCGTTCTTTCCTTTTGAAATATAATTAGTTAATAAATAAAGATGAGAGACTAAAACCCTACAATTTGTGCGAACTATACCATAAATGAATTCTCATTTGAATAGAATAATTCTCATTTAAAACGATTAATTCTTATTTAGAAACCTATCAATTGCACGTATCACAAAATCTGGTTTTTCCGCATGAACCCAGTGCCCACAACCATTGATAGTGAATGAGCTAGCATTCGGGAATTGTTTTAGAATAATTTCTGTATATTCAGGTTTAATATAAGATGAAAGCCCACCTTTAATAAAGAGAGTAGGCGTATTAGCGTAAACTTCCTGCCAATCCATCAGTTCCGCATAATGCTCGAAAAGTGCGGTCAAATTGAAACGAAAATATTCACTTGAAGTAGGCTCAAAAGATTTCAACATAAATTGTACCACACTCGGATCAGCAATTTCAGTTTCTAAAATAGGCTTAGCTTGTTGACGAGTTTGTGGCTGCGCTTTTTTCACGGCAAACAAACCACGAAACACATCATCATGTTCAGCACTGCTATTAGCTACTGGTGCAATATCAATGACAATCAATTTTTCCACACGCTGTGGTTGAAGTGCGGTCATTTTCATTGCTGTTTTTCCGCCCATTGAATGACCAATTAAGATCACATTATCTAATTGAAGGTGATCGATAAGTTGCCATGCATCATCAGCCATGACGTCGTAATTCATTGTTTCTGAATGAAAACTATGTCCATGATTGCGTAAATCTACACGTAAAATGTTATAGTTATCGCTAAATGCACGGGCAATAACCCCAAGATTATTCATATCCCCAAATAAGCCGTGAATGAAAACTAAGGTAGGCGAATTAATTGATTGTTTTGCTTGGTGAAATTGATGGTTTAATAATAGGGAAGATGACATATATTTTGCGTGAGAATTTGGTTAGAAATCGTTATAATGGACGAAAATTTTAGCAAACGGAGAGAAAAAAATGAAGATAATTGAAGTCGATGAAGAATTATATCAATACATTGCGGCACAAACTCAATCTATTGGAGAAAGTGCGTCTGATATTCTTCGCCGTTTGTTGAATTTACCCACTCATGCAGCAAGTTCGGTTGATTTCTTTGAATCAGTAGCATCAGCTGAAATCTCAAAAAGTGCGGTGCATTCTGAACCTGTTTTAGCTGAAAAAACAACCGAAGCATCTCAACCAAAAGTTGAACCTGCAGAGCCGCCAAAAGTAGTGAAAAAACAATCGGACGAAGCAATCAATCATATTGTTGATAAAGTGCGTGCATTATTGAATTCTGCTGAGTTCAAAGAAGAGCCAAAAGCAGTGGTGCGTTTTTTAAATATATTACGGACGCTTTATCGTACCAATCCAGAAAGCTTTGCACAGGCAACCGAAAGCTTACAAGGTCGTACTCGTGTTTATTTTGCTCGTGATGAAGGGACATTGCTTGTGGCGGGTAATCACACGAAACCGAAACAAATTCCAGATACACCATATTGGGTGATTACCAATACCAATAGTGGCCGTAAAATGTTGATGTTAGAAGGAGCGATGCAGTCTATGCATTTGCCAGAATATTTAATTGACGAAGTTCGCCCTTATTTCATTAGCAATTAAGTCGATGCAAAAATTCCCTTGGCAAGCATTTGCCCAAAATCCAGCATATGAAAATCAGATCGCGTTGCGAAATTCGCAGGGCGATCCTTTTACTTGGGTGGAACTTGCTGAGAAAATTAATCAAGTAGAAGCCTTTCTTTTACAACAAGGTGTGACAGCGCAAAGTGCGGTTGCTTTTTGTGGGAAAAATTCAGAACAGATCTTATTTCTTTATTTAGCCGTTATTCAGCTAGGCGCAAAAATTTTAGGTATCAATCCAGCATTTCCTCAAGAAAAAAGAGAAGAATTGTGCCAAGTACACGGCATAGATTTTTGTTATCAAACCGAAGATATTCGTTATTTAGCTGCTGAAGCATTACCCGAGCATAAAGCGGATTTGACAAAAGCAGCCACAATGACGCTAACATCAGGTTCGACTGGCTTGCCTAAAGCTGTGGTGCATAATGTTTCTGCTCATTTGGCAAATGCGGAAGGTGTTTGTGCCTTAATGAATTTTGGCAAAGATCAATCATGGCTACTTTCTTTACCGCTTTATCATGTCTCCGGACAAGGTATTGTGTGGCGCTGGCTTTACGCAGGTGCCACCTTAGTTTTACCAAAAGAAGATTTTTATCAATCTATTGGTGAGGTTTCCCATGTTTCTCTCGTGCCAACGCAATTACAACGCTGGTTTGATTATTTGGTGGAGCATCCACAGCCTATTCACACGCAAGCTGTGTTATTAGGCGGGACACAAATCCCTGTAAAATTAACCCAAGTGTTAAGTGAACTAGGTATTCGAAGCTATTCAGGTTATGGTATGACAGAAATGGCTTCTACCGTATTCGCTAAGCAATCGGATGGAAAAATTGGTGTAGGACAACCTTTATTCGGACGAGAATTTAAGTTAGTGAACGAAGAGGTTTGGCTAAAAGGTGCCGGACTTGCCATGGGATATTGGCGCAATGGGTGTGTTGATCCGCTTACTAATGCTGAAGGTTGGTTCCAAACCAAAGATAAAGGTCAATGGCTCGATAACGAATTAGTCATTCAAGGCCGATTGGATAATATGTTTATTTCTGGCGGTGAAAATATTCAGCCGGAAGAAATTGAAAAAGTGATTGCACAATCAGATTTGGTGAAACAAGTCTTTGTTTTGCCTCAACATGATGAGGAATTTGGCCACCGCCCTGTCGCGATTGTTGAATTTCATACCTTATTTAATGAAAGTGCGGTCGAATCTCTCAACGTTTTTTTACAAGGGCGATTGGAACGATTTAAGCAACCCGTTGCCTACTATGAACTCCCACAGGATTTAATCCAAGGGGCAATAAAGATTTCTCGTAAAGCGCTCGCCGATTGGCTGTCGCAATAATAGGAAAGTTAGTTTAATGAAAAATATCTCTCGTGTTTTGACCGCGCTTGGTCTTTCATTTGTTTTTACACTGGCGCTTTCTCATCCTGTTTGGGCAGAGAATAATAATGCGGATTTACCGACGGAAAAAACACTAAAAAGTGAATTAGCTGATGCACAAAAATTACCGGATGGCGATGAAAAAACAAATAACGTCGCAACAATCCAGGCTTCGCTTGATTTCTTGCAACAAATTCAAACCCAGCAAAAAAATAATAACGATTTGCAAGATACGCTTATTGATGCAGATTCTGAAATTCAGAAGAATAATGCTGATCTTCAAAATCTTAAAAAACAGCTAAGCACGACAAATAACACCGATTATGCTTCGCAAAGTTTAGCGAATTTGCAGACTCAGGTTGAAAAACTAACCAATCAACAACAAGATGCCCAATCTGCATTAAGTGCGGTGAATACACAACTTGCAGGGCAGAGTTCAGTGTCTGAACGTGCTCAAACAGCCTTGACAGATAATGTTAAACGTACGCAAGAATTGAATCAGAAATTGGCTGATCCAACAACGAGTTCATTATTAAAACAGCAAATCCAGCTGGAATTGCAACTGATTGAGCTAAAAAATATCTATAATCAAGTGCTATTAAAAAATAGTGATCAGTTGACGGTGCTTTATCAAAGCCGATATGAACTATTGAATACGCGTGTTCAAGCATTGCAGCAACAAATTGCGGCTATTCAAGACGTGATTAATCAAAAGAATTTGGCTAAAACACAAAACCAAGTTGAGCAAGTACAACAACAAAACCAAAGTGTTGAGCAAAATCCATTGATTCAGAAAGAGTTGGATTTAAATTCGCAGCTTAGCCAATATTTACTTGAGCAAACAGAGAAAACCAATACATTAACGCAAGATGAACTACGCATGCGAAATGTGTTGGATAACTTAACGCAGACACAACGTACCATTGATGAGCAAATCAGCGCATTACAAGGCACATTGGTGCTTTCACGCATTATTCAGCAACAAAAACAAAAATTACCAACCAATTTAAATATTCAAGGTCTTTCGAAACAAATTGCGGATTTACGTGTACAGATCTTCGATATTACACAAAAACGTAATGAGCTTTATGATATTGATGCCTATATCAGTAAAATAGAGCAAGATGAAAATAAATCTTTTACCTCTGCGGAAAAAGCACAATTAACCAGTTTATTAACAGAACGTCGTAAAGTGGCCTCTGATTTGATTAAGTCATTGAATAATCAGTTGAACTTTGCGATTTCCTTAGAGTTAACCCAACAACAGATTACTCAAATCAGTGATCAAATTCAGTCTAAACTCGATCAACAAAGTTTCTGGGTAAAAAGTAACAATCCAATTAATTTAGATTGGATCAAAAAACTGCCTATGTCACTCAAGGCACAATTTGATGGCATTGGAAAGAAAATTG
Encoded here:
- a CDS encoding assimilatory sulfite reductase (NADPH) flavoprotein subunit, with the protein product MQHNNPLPTEILNLLPTLTPLQLAWLSGYAWSQASGVEQQATGQHLTANLTALSAEPFSITVLSGSQTGNAKSVADKVAAELTEAGIAVKRVALKDYKAKTIADEKYLLLVTSTQGEGEPPEEGVVLHKLLNGKKAPKLTDLQFAVLGLGDSSYPNFCQAGKDFDQRFAELGATRLFERVDADLDYIATAEQWIRDIVAIVKEKAAQASPVVQSIGTATTAPVAKESQYNKANPFPATLITNQKITGRQSDKDVRHLEFDLAGSDLHYQAGDALGVWFDNDPKLVDEILSLAQIDPTTEVTIEGKTQTISTALLSHLELTQNTPAFVKGYAALANNEQLNDLVADNQALQKLVQRTPIVDVLHKFPAKLTAEQLVSLLRPLTPRLYSISSSSVEVGEEVHLTVGVVRFEHEGRARSGAASSFLADRVEEDGAVRVFVEHNDNFRLPNDTAKPIIMVGSGTGVAPFRAFMQQRVADEASGKNWLIFGNPHFASDFLYQTEWQQFAKEGFLHKYDFAWSRDQEKKIYVQDKIRENSTALWQWLQEGAYFYVCGDASKMAKDVEQALLEVIAKEGNLSPDEAEDYLNELREEKRYQRDVY
- the cysD gene encoding sulfate adenylyltransferase subunit CysD, which encodes MTKTELNNQHLDWLEAESIHIIREVVAECENPALLFSGGKDSVVLLALARKAFQLGDRPVHLPFPLVHIDTGHNYPEVIQFRDEQVAKLNARLVVGHVEDSIAKGTVVLRKETDSRNAAQAVTLLETIADNGFDALMGGARRDEEKARAKERIFSFRDEFGQWDPKAQRPELWSLYNAKLHKGENMRVFPISNWTELDIWQYIARENLELPPIYYSHKREVVRRKGLLVPVTPLTPKLPNEVSEVLDVRFRTVGDISCTCPVASTASTPLEIIEETAIADISERSATRLDDQASEAAMEKRKKEGYF
- a CDS encoding phosphoadenylyl-sulfate reductase, which encodes MSLFKPTFWQIPLVSLDVKDRLAEKTVTLQQRLHQIADSHKDARFASSLAVEDMVITDVIAREQLNIGVFTLDTGLLHQETLDLLDNLAKTYPHLHIARFHPIAPDAARYVAENGKFAFYEGIELRRECCHIRKIEPLNRALQGADAWLTGQRREQSATRTELPFAEQDKARGIDKYNPIFDWSETDVWAYILANNVPYNALYHQGFPSIGCDPCTRQVKQGEDIRAGRWWWESKDSKECGLHK
- the cysG gene encoding siroheme synthase CysG; translation: MNYFPLFADLIGRPVLVVGGGSVAARKIELLLKANAQVRIVARQLNEELSELERQNKVLWIAKEFNAEQMRTVMLVIAATNDEILNHRIFHLAESQHKLVNVVDDQPHCSFIFPSIIDRNPIQIAISSGGKAPVLARLLREKLEALLPQHLGKIAEISGKWRDQVKAKLTSVTERRRFWEKMFSGRFASLVKNQQDAQSEEELAEQLENNYQGGFVSLVGAGPGDAGLLTLNGLQEIQQADVVLYDALVSDEILSLIRRDAERIFVGKRANGRSVAQEETNQLLLTLAQQGKRVVRLKGGDPFVFGRGGEELEVLAQHQIPFSVIPGITAGIGATAYAGIPLTHRDYAQSAIFVTGHRKADASDIEWQTLARSHQTLVIYMGTLKAQVIAERLQQYDRAANTPVAIISQGTQLTQKTAIGTLENLAELAEKAATPALIIVGEVVKLHEQLAWFGEEKQRQKQPHFTLESLTIGQVA
- a CDS encoding sulfate adenylyltransferase subunit 1, with protein sequence MTQHSTPLRFITAGSVDDGKSTLIGRLLYDSKALLTDQIKTLNAGKEKGNKEAIDFSILTDGLEAEREQGITIDVAYRYFSTAKRKFIIADTPGHEQYTRNMVTGASTASAAIVLIDASQLNFDEEPLQLLPQTKRHSAILRQLNCPHILVAVNKMDLLDYNEEKFNAIVEAYRQLAAQLGLKDVHFVPVSALLGDNLVYASESTPWYQGEPLLTILENLPSVDEVSHSNADFYFPVQLVVRQDADKADDFRGYQGRIESGSVQLGQTIRIEPNGLTAKVTEIITPKGEVTQAVAGEVITLRLDRDIDISRGDLFVDESSPLTPKKQLEATICWFDERPLNTARKYLLKHGTQTVFAKISEIESVLNVHTLEQESGATALKMNDIASVRLSLQKPIVATTYEENIAGGAFILVDEATYNTVAAGMVL